One region of Eupeodes corollae chromosome 1, idEupCoro1.1, whole genome shotgun sequence genomic DNA includes:
- the LOC129939441 gene encoding uncharacterized protein K02A2.6-like, whose product MHSFCKASLEIVYRATGDHGNADALSRLPLQLDEPKDDDNVTYYQMKQIDVVPVTQKRVPEETCRDPALKEVNNRVVIPQTLRELILAELHTAHVGIVKMKALARSYVWWPHIDTDIEDLAQKCMACRSVKKSSKRLQHPWEYPSTPWQREHVDFAGPFFEKYFLIVVDAHSKWPEIFQMNSMKAARTIEVLRDLFAQYGLPLTLVSDNGPTFTSGEFKRFLKENGINHKFTAPYHPATNGQAERFVQNMKVALRKMINDPGNIAYKLSNYLMRYRKTPNSTTGVAPCTLFLQRDIRIRLDLIRPNTIDNVKEKLHGPYPSGVQYYPGDKVQVREYSSKDKKWEFGKIVRQDGLFHYFIDVHGKLWRRHVVQIQKCNVYEKQAPKDPEVQLSNSAPMLSPTCGGPTTNSPIQTSGDEFQSPVAQSPKPNKSWSEGVVQPSPSISKEADNFDKDTEVALTV is encoded by the exons ATGCACAGTTTCTGCAAGGCTTCACTTGAAATTGTGTATCGAGCGACGGGGGACCACGGCAATGCAGATGCGCTTTCTCGTTTGCCCCTACAGTTGGATGAACCTAAAGATGATGACAACGTAACCTACTACCAAATGAAGCAAATAGACGTTGTTCCTGTTACCCAAAAACGAGTTCCTGAGGAGACATGTAGAGATCCAGCTCTAAAGGAGGT GAACAATCGGGTGGTGATTCCTCAGACACTGAGGGAACTTATACTGGCAGAATTACATACTGCTCACGTGGGGATTGTTAAGATGAAAGCATTGGCACGAAGCTATGTGTGGTGGCCACACATTGACACTGACATCGAGGACTTAGCCCAGAAATGCATGGCCTGCAGAAGCGTTAAAAAATCATCGAAAAGGCTTCAACATCCATGGGAATATCCATCAACCCCATGGCAAAGGGAACACGTTGATTTTGCGGGaccgttttttgaaaaatattttttgattgtggTCGATGCACATTCTAAGTGGCcagaaatttttcaaatgaatagCATGAAAGCAGCAAGGACAATCGAAGTGTTACGTGACCTGTTTGCCCAATATGGTCTACCCTTGACATTGGTCAGTGACAATGGGCCTACTTTTACCTCGGGGGAGTTTAAGagattcttaaaagaaaatggtATCAATCATAAGTTCACTGCTCCATACCATCCAGCCACTAATGGTCAAGCTGAACGGTTTGTGCAAAATATGAAAGTGGCTCTCCGAAAAATGATTAACGACCCAGGTAACATTGCTTATAAGCTTTCGAACTATCTTATGCGTTACAGAAAGACACCAAACTCTACAACCGGAGTGGCACCCTGTACATTATTTCTCCAGCGAGATATACGCATCAGATTGGATTTGATCCGGCCAAACACCATCGATAACGTAAAGGAGAAACTACACGGGCCATATCCAAGTGGTGTGCAATATTACCCGGGAGATAAGGTTCAAGTAAGAGAGTATTCTAGCAAGGACAAAAAGTGGGAGTTTGGGAAAATAGTACGTCAAGACGGACTTTTCCATTATTTCATTGATGTTCACGGGAAGCTATGGAGAAGGCATGTGGTCCAGATTCAGAAGTGTAACGTGTATGAAAAACAAGCACCGAAGGATCCAGAGGTGCAGCTTTCAAACTCTGCTCCTATGCTTAGCCCCACATGCGGTGGTCCTACAACAAATTCGCCGATACAAACATCTGGTGATGAGTTTCAGTCACCTGTGGCGCAATCACCTAAGCCCAATAAATCCTGGAGTGAAGGAGTTGTTCAACCATCACCATCAATCTCGAAGGAAGCAGATAATTTTGACAAAGACACTGAAGTAGCACTCACGGTTTGA